The Sagittula stellata E-37 sequence GTAGGCGGCATTCACCATCTGCCCGGTGGCATAACCCGGATGGATCGACACGCCCTTCACCACAACGTCCGCCTGATCGGCCGAAAAACTCTCGTAGACGATCTCGCCCTCGACCCCGCCGTCGAAGGTATAGGCGAAGTCCACGGCCAGATCGGTCGGCAGTTCGCCGTGCACGCCGCGACCGATTTCCTCGTCCGGGGTAAAGGCCAGACGCAGCGTCGGGCGCGGCACCTCGGGATGCTCCAGCAAGTATTGCGCGGCGGACATGACGATGGCGACGCCCGCCTTGTCGTCCGCCCCCAGCAGCGTCAGCCCGGAGGCACAGACGATGTCCTCGCCCACCTTCTTGCCCAGGTAGCTGTCCACCTCGGGCGACAAAACCAAGGCGGGATCGTCGGGATATGTGATCTCTCCACCGTTGTAGCCCCGGATGACGCGCGGCTTGACCCCGGTGGCGTTGAATTGCGGCGCGGTGTCGACGTGGCCGAGGAAACCGATGGTCGGCCCCGGCGCATTGCCCGGCACCGTCGCCAGAACCGCGCCGTATTCGGTCAGCACCACGTCCTCCGCGGCCATCGCCTCCAGCTCGGCCACCAGCATGCGCGACAGGTCGAGCTGGCAGGCGGTGCTGGGCGTCGTCAGACTGTCGAGGTCGCTCTGCGTGTCGACGGCGCAATAGCGGACCAGACGGTCCTCCAGATCGGGTTCGAGAGCAATGGTCATGATGCCTCCGTTCGTTGCCTTCACGCGCCCGACCCTAGCGCCGCCATCGCCGGACGCCAGCCCCGTGATGCCTCAGGCCAGCGCGCTCCACGCCAGCCGGGCCGCAACGACTGCCAAAAGGGCAAGGATCGCCTTGTCGAAGACCTCTTTCGGCAGGCGCCGCGCCAGCGCTGCGCCCAGGGGCATCGCCGCCAGCAGCGGCAAAAGCGCCAGCCCGCTGCCCGCCGCGCGCTGGGGTGTGAGCAACCCGTACCAGATCATCGCCGGGATCTGCACCAGCGTCATCGACAGGAAGAACAAAGAGATCGTCGCAACAAAGACTGACCGCTCGGGTTTCATCGCGTTGAGGAAGGTGATCGACACCGGCGCGCTGACCCCGGTCGCCCCCTGCAGCACGCCCGCCACCGTCGACACCGGCAGCACCACGCGCCGCGCCGCCGCCATCGGCAGCGCCCAGTCCGGGCGCATCAGGCGGAAGGCGATGTACAGGAAGACGACGCAGGCCACCATCGCCAGAAGCAGCTTCGGCGCCGCATGAGCCAGCATGATCGTGCCCAGCCAGGCCCCGAGAAAACCGCCGCCGGCAAACAGCCACGGGAAGGCGCCTTCCGGTAGCGACGCGCGGTATTTCCACGACTGGATGAGGTTGGTGGCGAAGTTCGGCAGGACCATCACCGACACCGCGGTCGGTACGTCAAAATACAGCGCGATCACCGGCACCGCGACAATCGGTGCCCCCGCGCCCGTCGCCCCCTTGAGGATGCCGCCGAGGATCAGCGCCGCCGCCGCCCACAGCAATCCTGCCAGATGCGCCTCTGCAAACTCCATGCCAGACGTCCCCCGTTCCCGCGCGGAGACTGCGCCCGCGCGTTCGCAAAGGCAACAGCGGCGCATCGTCTTTCGCGGGAAAAGTCAGGGGCGCCAGTGACTTCGGCGCCGACCTTGAAGGCCGGGCTTTCGCAGCCCAGCCATCAGAACGCGACTGTCACGGCCTGTCGTCGATCCGGGCCTCGCGGGTATCACCCCTTTCGGCCGCCCGTGGCGCGTGGCTCGGGAAACAGCCGGCAAGGCCGCTCAAAGATAGTCGGCCCTTGCCAGACCGTACTTGGCCATCTTCTCGTTCAAGGTCCGGCGCGGCAGGCAGAGCTCGTCCATCACCGACGCGATAGAGCCCTTGTGCCGCCGCATGGTGTTGTCGATCAGCATCCGTTCGAATGCCTCGACGTATTCCTTCAGCGGCTTGCCCTCGGTGGTCATGACCGGCTGCATCTGGTCGTGGTCGCTCATGAGAAGCGAGGCAATCGTGCCCTGCCCGCGCCGCGACTGCAGCACTGCGCGCTCCGCCAGATTGATGAGCTGTCGCACGTTGCCCGGCCAGGGGGCCTGCAACAGTTGCGCGGCCTCCTGAGCCGAGACCTTGGGCGCGTCGCATCCGTATTCGTCGGCGAACTGCTCGGACAGGCGGGTGAACAGCGTCAGGATGTCCTCCCCGCGGGCGCGCAGCGGCGGCACGGTGATCTTCAGCGCCGCCAGCCGGTAATAGAGATCAGGCCGCAGCGCCTGCTCGCAGGTGCGACCCTCTTCCTGCAGGTTGGAGATCGCGACGATCCGCGTCTCCGGCGGCGTGCCCTGATCGTTGATGACCGACAGAAGCCGTGCCTGCGCCGCGTCCGACAGCACCTCGATATCTTCCAGAACCAGCGTGCCGCCGCGCGCCTCTTCCATCGCAGGCAGGCGAACGTCGTCCGGCTGCATCGGGCCGAAGAGCCGCTTCATCAGCGCATCCTCGTCGTGTGCACCGCAGGAAATCAGGGTGAACTTCTTCCCGGTCTTGGCGCCGACCGCGTGCAGCGCATGGGCCACAAGCGTCTTGCCTGTGCCGGTTTCGCCCTCGATCAGAACGTGGCCGTCGGCCTGTCCCAGATCGAGGATGTCTTCGCGCAGCCGCTCCATCGCCGGGCTGGCGCCGATCAGCTTCTTCATGATCTGGCCGCCCTCGGCCAGCTCCCGGCGCAACTGCCGCGTGTCCAGCGTCAGCCGCCGCGCGTTTGTCGCCTTCTTCGCCAGTTCCGACATGCGGTCCGGGTTGAACGGCTTTTCAAGGAAATCGAAAGCGCCGATGCGCATGGCCTCCACCGCCATCGGCACGTCGCCATGGCCGGTGATCATGATGACCGGCAAGGAGGAATCCGTGCCCATCAGCTTCTTGAGAAACTGAATGCCGTCCATCCCCGGCATCTTGATGTCCGAGATCACGATCCCCGGGTAATCCGCTCCGACCGACCCCAGCGCCTCTTCGGCAGAGGCGAAGGTCTCCGTGTCATAGCCCGATAGCGCCAGCCACTGGCTGATCGACTGCCGCATATCCTGTTCATCGTCGACGATGGCGATCTTCATCGCGTTGGCCATGTACACCTCACTTCAAATGCCGCTGACGGATGGCCCGTCATTCGGCTGCTTCCGATGCCGCGTTCAGGACGGGCAATTGCATTTCAAACACCGCGCCGCCGTCTTCGCCGTTGCGCGCGGTCAGGCGTCCGCCCAGTTCCGACACGATCCCCGACGAGATCGCCAGCCCAAGTCCGACACCGTCGCCGGGCGCCTTGGTCGTATAGAACGGCTCGAACAGGGCATCGAGATCCTCGATCCCGTCGCCGTTGTCCCGCACGCTCAGTGTCGCGGTCTCTCCTGCTGCCAAGATAATCTCGACCTGCGGATCGTCCACTGACTTGGTGGCGTCCAGCGCGTTGCGCAAGAGGTTCACCAGGACCTGCTCGATCCGCATCCGGTCGCCCATGACCTTCACGGGCGTGTCCGGCAGAAGCCGCGTGATCTTCACCCGGCGCGATTTGAGCTGCGGTTCCATCATCGACAGCGAAGAGGCCAGCGCCTCTCCCATGTCGACCGGGCTGAAGGTCTCCTGCCCCTTGCGGGCGAACCCCTTGAGCTGCCGGGTTATGGCGCCCATGCGCTCGATCAGGTCGTCGATCCGGTGGAAGGCGGTCAGCGCCTCGTCGGGCCGGTTGCGCCGCAACAAGAGCCGCGCCCCCGCCAGGTAGGTCTTCATCGCGGCGAGCGGCTGGTTCAACTCGTGGCTGACCGCCGCCGACATCTCGCCCAGGGCGGCAAGCTTGGAGGACTGCGCCAGCGACTGCTCCGCCACGGCGAGGTTCTTCTGCACTTTCTCGCGTTCCGCGATCTCGCGCTGAAGCCGGGCGTTCAGGGCGCGCAACTCGTTCGCGTCGCGCTGAAACAGCGCCATCCGCAGCGCGGTCTTGCGCGACAACGCGTAAAAGACCAGCGCCGCGAGGATCGCGAAGCCCATGATTTCCAACGCCAAAACGGCGTTCACCCGTTCGCGCACGCTGGAATAGGTGGTAAAGGTCGACAGCGTCCAGCCCCGGAACGGAATGCGGCCGTCGATCCTGAGCACGGCATCGCCGCGCAGGTAGGCGTCGGCCGTGCTGGCCGTCCAGTCGGCTGCGGCGGCGATGGCCCGTTCGATGGCGCCGTCGTCGCTCTGCTGTTCCAGCGCCTCTTCGGGGGTCATACCGCGCCAGCGCGGCTCCGTCGCCAGGACGATCACGCCGCTGGAATTGGTCACCATGACGGCGTCCGAGATCCCGGCCCAGGCACGTTCGAACTTCGCGAGGTCGACCTCCACCACGATCACGCCCACCGTGTCGCCGCCCGATTCCATCCGGCGGGAATACGTGAACCGGAAGCCACCGGCTTCACGCTCGATCTCGGTGAAGACGGTCGCGTTGGTGCGCACTGCGTCAAGGAAATAGGGCGCCGTCCGGTGGCTTTCGCCCAGCCGGTTGCGGTCGGTCGCGGCCACGCTGCGCCCTTCGCGGTCCAGCAGCATGAGCGACGCGGCGCCGATTTCGTCGACGAAAGAGATCAGCCGCTGCGACGATTGGGCATAATCCTGCGCATTCAGCGCGTCGATCAGCGCCTTGTCGCGCGCCAGAAGCTCCGGCACGATGGCGTTTCGCCTGAGTTCCGAGATCAGGTTTCCGGAATACAGCGCCAGCCGCAGTTCCGCCCGGTTGCGCGTGGTTTCCGTGAACCGTTCGGTTAACAGCCAGTTGGTCACCCAAACCGTGCCCACCGCCCCCATCAGCAGCAGCACGAGGGCTATGCGCGCCCGGCCCGAAAACGGACCGGCGCGGCGCAGCGTCGGAGAAGTGTCCTTGTCGGCCATGAAGGGCAGGATAGGCTGACGCGGTAGTCCGCTCAAGTCAGGCCGTCGTCAGGGCACCGGTCAGATGGGCGAAAAGGCGCGCACCGTCCTCGTTGCCATGGGCGGCTTCCGCCGCGCGTTCGGGATGCGGCATCATGCCCAGCACACGACGGTTCTCCGACAGGACGCCGGCGATGTCGCGGGCCGAACCGTTGGGATTGTCGGTGTAGCGGAAGGCCACGCGGCCCTCGCCCTCCAGCATGTCGAGGGTGCTGTCGTCGGCGAAGTAGTTGCCGTCATGGTGCGCGATCGGCAGCGCCAGCGTGCTTCCCGTGCCGTACCCTTCGGTGTACACGCTCTCGCCCTCGACCTGCAGGCCGATGGTGCGGCAGATGTACTTCAGCCCGGCGTTGCGCAGCAGCGCGCCGGGCAGCAGGCCGGTTTCCGTGAGCACCTGAAAGCCGTTGCAGACCCCAAGCACATAGCCGCCGCGTTCGCCGTGGACGCGCACCGCACCGATGATCGGGGCATTGGCCGCGATGGCACCGCAACGCAGGTAGTCGCCAAAGGAAAAGCCCCCCGGAACGCCGACGATGTCGACGCCCTGCGGCAGGGCCGTGTCCTTGTGCCAGACCATCTCCACCGCGAGGCCCGCCTTCTCGAAGGCGCAGGCCATGTCGCGGTCGCAGTTCGATCCCGGGAAGACGATCACGGCGGCTTTCATCGGCAGTCCTTTCCACGCGGGGCCGGGTCCGGCGCGCGGACCCTTCTGAAAGACAGGGCGCGGCGCCGACTCGGCGGTCCGGCCACTCTGGTTCGCGCGCTTCCTAGCACAATCGCCGGACAATGGAATGCCCGGGACGCGGCCTTCGCACGTCCCGGGCGCAGGGTTTCCCCGCCAAGGCCCAATGGGGCGTCAGAATTCCTCTTCCCAGCCCTGGCTGGTGGCAACGGGAGTACCCGATCCGCCATGTGCCCGTCCTTCGTTCACCGCCACCTTGGGCGCTTCGGGCGCGGGACGTTTCGGGGCCTGCGGGGCCGCGTCATCCCATGTGCCCGAGCTGTCGGCTACAACCGCGGCCGGTTTCGGCTTTGGCTTCGGTGTCGGCTCCGTCGCTGCGGGCTTTTCCGCGGACTTGGCGCCGTGGCGCGGACCGCCATGGTGGAACATCCCCATGCTGTCGGACAATTGCTCTGCCTCGATGTTCAGGCTCTGCCCGGCGGCGTTCAGTTCCTCGACGATGGCGGCGTTTTCCTGGGTCGCGCCTTCCAGACGCTGCACGCCCTCGTTGATGTCCGCCAGACCGTCCGCCTGCACGCGCACCGCCCCGGCGATGTTGGCGATCAGCTTGCCCAGGCTTTCGACCTGTTCCTGAACCTCGTTGAGCGAGGCGCCCGTCTTCTGAACCAGCCGACTGCCTTCGCTCACCTCAGCACCGGAGGCGAGGATCAGCGCCTTGATCTCCTGCGCGGAGTTGGCGGCCGTCTGCGCAAGCCCGCGCACCTCCGAGGCGACGACGGCAAAGCCTTTGCCCGCCTCCCCGGCCCGCGCCGCCTCCACCCCGGCGTTTAGTGCCAGAAGGTTGGTCTGGAAGGCGATATCGTCGATCGCCGTGATGATCTGGTTGATCTTGTCCGAGGCGTCCTCGATCCGGTTGATCGCCGCGATGGCATCGCGCACCACCTGCCCGCTTTCGTCCGACAGTTCGCGCGACCGCGCGGCCAGCCCGTTCGCCTGTTCGACGTTGTCGGCGATCTCGCGGCTGCTGGACGTCAGGCTGTTCAACGCCTCGGCAGACTGCATCAGCGTCGCGGCCTGCAACTCGACCCGGCGCGCCAGTTCATCGGAGGTGGTGCCGATTTCTGATGCGGCGGATCGCACGTTTGCCGCCACGGCGTCGGCCTGCTGAAGCGCCTCCGCCAGGCTTTTCATCCCGTCGTCGAAATCGCGGCGCAGCGGCGCATACTCCGGCGGCATCGCGTCCATGGCAAACCGCGCAGTGAGGTCGCGCTTCGACAGCGTCTCGAGCCCCTGGCGCATGGCGGCCACGACCCGGTCCTGTATGTCGCGCACCTCCGCGACACGGGCTTCGGCGGCGCGGGCGTCCTTCAGTTGCTGGCGGAATTTCTCGACCGCCTGCGCCGTTGTGCCCAGTTCGTCGGGGCGGTCGGTATGCGGCACCGGCTCCTCCAGCTCACCTTCGGCCATCGTTTCGAGCCGCGCGGTGATGTGCGACACGGGGCGCAAGGCCCAGCCGATCACGCCCAGCATCGCGACCATGCCGAGGCCGACGGCCAGCGCGGACAGGATGATGCCCAGCATCATCCGCTCTGCCACTTCCTTCGCGACCGCGCCGCTGTGGACGCCGACATAGAAGATGCCGACCACGTTGTCATCGGCGTCGAGGATCGGCTGGTAGACTGTATAGTACGGATTGCCGAGGATCACCGCTTCGCCC is a genomic window containing:
- a CDS encoding methyl-accepting chemotaxis protein — encoded protein: MRRLSKSLRITLAAGFTALLLMVCGGLFLAFETQSRDSAVEAAQTRQSASLRVLVYEFADEFPGIEVELAEDGSIETVRWDGFAAPETHQLIDMAARISGETATLFEWVPEEGDFIRRTTNIVKPDGTRAVGTWLGKDNPVHARMMARQTYRGEAVILGNPYYTVYQPILDADDNVVGIFYVGVHSGAVAKEVAERMMLGIILSALAVGLGMVAMLGVIGWALRPVSHITARLETMAEGELEEPVPHTDRPDELGTTAQAVEKFRQQLKDARAAEARVAEVRDIQDRVVAAMRQGLETLSKRDLTARFAMDAMPPEYAPLRRDFDDGMKSLAEALQQADAVAANVRSAASEIGTTSDELARRVELQAATLMQSAEALNSLTSSSREIADNVEQANGLAARSRELSDESGQVVRDAIAAINRIEDASDKINQIITAIDDIAFQTNLLALNAGVEAARAGEAGKGFAVVASEVRGLAQTAANSAQEIKALILASGAEVSEGSRLVQKTGASLNEVQEQVESLGKLIANIAGAVRVQADGLADINEGVQRLEGATQENAAIVEELNAAGQSLNIEAEQLSDSMGMFHHGGPRHGAKSAEKPAATEPTPKPKPKPAAVVADSSGTWDDAAPQAPKRPAPEAPKVAVNEGRAHGGSGTPVATSQGWEEEF
- the purQ gene encoding phosphoribosylformylglycinamidine synthase subunit PurQ; this translates as MKAAVIVFPGSNCDRDMACAFEKAGLAVEMVWHKDTALPQGVDIVGVPGGFSFGDYLRCGAIAANAPIIGAVRVHGERGGYVLGVCNGFQVLTETGLLPGALLRNAGLKYICRTIGLQVEGESVYTEGYGTGSTLALPIAHHDGNYFADDSTLDMLEGEGRVAFRYTDNPNGSARDIAGVLSENRRVLGMMPHPERAAEAAHGNEDGARLFAHLTGALTTA
- a CDS encoding sensor histidine kinase, encoding MADKDTSPTLRRAGPFSGRARIALVLLLMGAVGTVWVTNWLLTERFTETTRNRAELRLALYSGNLISELRRNAIVPELLARDKALIDALNAQDYAQSSQRLISFVDEIGAASLMLLDREGRSVAATDRNRLGESHRTAPYFLDAVRTNATVFTEIEREAGGFRFTYSRRMESGGDTVGVIVVEVDLAKFERAWAGISDAVMVTNSSGVIVLATEPRWRGMTPEEALEQQSDDGAIERAIAAAADWTASTADAYLRGDAVLRIDGRIPFRGWTLSTFTTYSSVRERVNAVLALEIMGFAILAALVFYALSRKTALRMALFQRDANELRALNARLQREIAEREKVQKNLAVAEQSLAQSSKLAALGEMSAAVSHELNQPLAAMKTYLAGARLLLRRNRPDEALTAFHRIDDLIERMGAITRQLKGFARKGQETFSPVDMGEALASSLSMMEPQLKSRRVKITRLLPDTPVKVMGDRMRIEQVLVNLLRNALDATKSVDDPQVEIILAAGETATLSVRDNGDGIEDLDALFEPFYTTKAPGDGVGLGLAISSGIVSELGGRLTARNGEDGGAVFEMQLPVLNAASEAAE
- a CDS encoding sigma-54-dependent transcriptional regulator, with the protein product MANAMKIAIVDDEQDMRQSISQWLALSGYDTETFASAEEALGSVGADYPGIVISDIKMPGMDGIQFLKKLMGTDSSLPVIMITGHGDVPMAVEAMRIGAFDFLEKPFNPDRMSELAKKATNARRLTLDTRQLRRELAEGGQIMKKLIGASPAMERLREDILDLGQADGHVLIEGETGTGKTLVAHALHAVGAKTGKKFTLISCGAHDEDALMKRLFGPMQPDDVRLPAMEEARGGTLVLEDIEVLSDAAQARLLSVINDQGTPPETRIVAISNLQEEGRTCEQALRPDLYYRLAALKITVPPLRARGEDILTLFTRLSEQFADEYGCDAPKVSAQEAAQLLQAPWPGNVRQLINLAERAVLQSRRGQGTIASLLMSDHDQMQPVMTTEGKPLKEYVEAFERMLIDNTMRRHKGSIASVMDELCLPRRTLNEKMAKYGLARADYL
- a CDS encoding sulfite exporter TauE/SafE family protein; amino-acid sequence: MEFAEAHLAGLLWAAAALILGGILKGATGAGAPIVAVPVIALYFDVPTAVSVMVLPNFATNLIQSWKYRASLPEGAFPWLFAGGGFLGAWLGTIMLAHAAPKLLLAMVACVVFLYIAFRLMRPDWALPMAAARRVVLPVSTVAGVLQGATGVSAPVSITFLNAMKPERSVFVATISLFFLSMTLVQIPAMIWYGLLTPQRAAGSGLALLPLLAAMPLGAALARRLPKEVFDKAILALLAVVAARLAWSALA
- the pepT gene encoding peptidase T translates to MTIALEPDLEDRLVRYCAVDTQSDLDSLTTPSTACQLDLSRMLVAELEAMAAEDVVLTEYGAVLATVPGNAPGPTIGFLGHVDTAPQFNATGVKPRVIRGYNGGEITYPDDPALVLSPEVDSYLGKKVGEDIVCASGLTLLGADDKAGVAIVMSAAQYLLEHPEVPRPTLRLAFTPDEEIGRGVHGELPTDLAVDFAYTFDGGVEGEIVYESFSADQADVVVKGVSIHPGYATGQMVNAAYLAAKILQALPLSTMTPETTSGRDGFLHVTNMDGGSSEMHIRLILRDFEREGLAAKGDLLRQVCAAVQAGEPRAKIEVEITPTYRNMRYWLEDDMTPVDLAREACRGIGIEPFSQPIRGGTDGSRLTEMGVPTPNLFTGMRQIHGPLEWVSVQDMGKAAQLMLGIVGLAVQKGA